The Xiphophorus couchianus chromosome 6, X_couchianus-1.0, whole genome shotgun sequence genomic interval aaaaaaaaagaaatattcagaaaaaaagtgcAGAAATGGTGCTGTTTAATTTTGCAGTGATGATCCCGGTTTGTTTctccaccatgttttttttttttttttttaaacgaatCATCAGTcgtgttaaaatatttgaagagaGCCACTTCTTCTTTCCTTGTGACGGTTCTGCTCCAACATGCTGGTTGCTCCCGGGTTGCTGGAAGAAGTTGCTCCCGGAGGACGCTTCTATCCAGCTCTTTATTCATGGCGGTGTTCTTGGACCGAGCTTGAAGGAGGCGCGCAGCCTTGGATGAGAAGCAGCCCTTACACATTGTACCAGGATTCTTCAGCGTTGGCACAGCACAGGACTCATGggattgctctttttttcccccctcctccttcttcttctacttGCTGATTTTCTGTCAGTACTCGATGTTTTTCTGGGGTCGGAAGTAGCTTCTTGTCGCATCATTCTCTGCAAGTGGGTGTGAGTAGCAGATCCACTCACCCGTTCCTGTTACAAGTGTTGGGCAAGTTCTGCCACGGAGCCAGCGTGATTCTTGCGACACTCGCATCGTCCTGAAGTGTTGCTCACCGCCACTGAACCACATCTGCTCCTCTACGGTCGCAGTCATTCAGCTTATCCGATTGGTGGCTTCAGATGGACTCATGAGATGCTCATTATGGGATAAAGTTAACGGATCATTTCATGACAAGACAGAACGGCGTGTGatgctggaaatgtttttttgatgcGATACGGAGCGAACACAAGGCTAGTATCGCCGATACCGatacgttttatttttaaatgtcgtCATTGAATAATTAGGTGATTTGACTTCAGTTAGTTAATCATGATTATGAAAAAttacaagacaaacattttaaacaattgagtgttttttttttattaactaacaatataaaacaatgtacactgcaaaaacacaaaatcttgccatgtatttttagtctagttttttggtgcaaatatctttgaaTAAGACGAAGctaactttgtttgttttaagttaaaaaaaatcctcaatattgatgaaaaagtactggttccactagtagattatttcacttataacatgggaaagaTGCTTTGTTATAATAATCAGCCAATTGAAATAGTACTTTGTCATCAATATGAATTAATTtgtaacttaaaacaagctaccagatctttctgaaaagttacttgtaagaaCAACATTAAGGCATCACTGGTAAAGCATACTTAGACttgacaggtttttttttttctattactttACCACCATTGGCTCAAGCTGAAGTGAGATTAAATAATCGCCATAAGATTTTGATCTTATCAGATTAGGCCTGACCTGGTCAATAACCAGCTCCTCAGGTATAACAGGATTTAGAAATATGTAGATCTCTGAGGATTTAAACAGTAAACTCTTTTTTTGACCAGTCAAGTGGTACTCtcaaccttcttttttttttgtgatctcAAAGACCACAAAATGTCTCACTTCCTCAAATCCAACCGGTGTGTGTTCCGCCATAAGTCACTAGGTAGATTGCATGCTTGACCTCCGGAGGAGTTTGTACATTTTGCCCTGAGTGTATTTCAAAGTCCGCCTTCCTCCTCTGGAATAACTTCTCACATCAGTGGACAGATGGGCCAAGCTCTGTGTCAGCTTCACAAGTCCCACCAATAAAGATCCGCCAGCCAGCATCAGACAGGGCCACAGCAGTCCGAACAGCGCCCTCCGCAGGGTGTACTTCCTGTTCAGGATGACATGGTTGGGGTGCCCCTTTTGGTCACTGAAACACATGGAGCTGTTCTTCAGCTGGCCGTCCACCCACTTTTTTACTTTCTGCACTTCGTCCTGAAGCCCTTTTCTGTCCAGTTGGCACTTGGGGAGATAGAAACACtggaacagaagaaaaacaatccaaGTCGCTTGTTGCCTCAGGATCTGCTAAAACGGATGTCATCGATTCATGGACTTCAAGTCTTTAATTTCACATCTATCCCGTCAGAACTAGCACGACCATCTTTGGCCATTATGATCTCAGTAAGCTTTGGTGCAGAGTCGCACGTAACGTCAAGAGACCCAGGAAGTtttgaatgatttaaaaaaaacgtgTACCTCGTTTGGAAGGAAGACGGAATCCTCGTCAAACTGGAGAAAGGCCGACTCGTTGGAGCCGGTGACGCTGACTGTCACAGTAAGGCAGGGCACCGTGCTCACCCCTCTGCAGTCCACCCACTCTTCCAGGATATGAGTCTGAGGCAGGACACAACTAGCCTCCTCCCAGCAACTGGAGAACAGTCACCAGGGACATTTTAGAGAAGAATGACCAAAACCCTCTGGCATTGTAAACTATCACCAGTATGACAATAATTCTAGTATACAGATAGAATATTGGCATAAGAGGAACCAACGGAGTGAGCTCAAGCTAACCTTGCATAGAGACGCAACACTTtggagaagaagagaagagtTTGCAGATGTGGTGTAGCAGTTCCTTGACAAACTGAATGGAGTGAAATAATGGACTATGTGGTCTTGAGCAATCTGTTACTTAAGCTCATTTTGTTGACAGTTCTGTTTAATTTCCCACTGAGGTACCGTTTGGACTAAACTATCTTTTTTGCCGAATGAGATGACCTACCATCAGATAACAAGTACCTCAACCAAAAACTCTCCTATAAGTATGGACTAACAGATCTCATTAGCTTCACACCCTTACAGACTTTAAAGGGTTACAAAAGATTTTGAGTAAGGGTAGCATCTTATTCAACTTGGTctcccaacttttttttttccttaatcaCTTTAGTCTGTGCTTTTAAGGACTAAGTAGTGCTACATCTGCCATGGGAGGTTCAGTTGTTAGCACTTCTACCTCGCAACAACAACGTCCCGGGTTTAAATCTTCGATGGAGGTCTTCTTATTTGGAGTCTGCttgttcttccttctttctctgtGGTCTGTCAAAGAAGGTATAGTAAACGGGTAGATACATGGCACCTATTGTAGAGCCTTATTTTTACTCCAGCAGAGCAAAGACACATTCCAGAGTAGCCCACCCCGCTGGCGAGCAATGCGTGTTAAATACGATGTAATATCTCAGCCCCACCGACAGCTTGGATGCGAACACCAGCGTACCTGTCAATGTAAGGCTTGACCGTGGTAATGCCAACCACAAAGAACATGAGCACAGAGAAAGCCATCATGGTGAAGCCCAACAAGATGGCTCGTTCTTCTCCGACACTAGACGTAGGCATCTGACTCCGGGCCCCCTGGGGACCCCTTCCCTCCCCTCTTTGGCTCCTCTCCTGCTCCTGCGGCGCCGATGTATGCTGGATCTCCCtgtgtctcacacacacacacgcacacacacacacacaaggacaTAAATCAAGCTTAAGCAACACAGCTTAATGCCACTCGACCTCAGATTTTATGCTGTGTATTGATTTACGCTGTAAAAAATGTCTGCTTCAGATTCTTTGAAGCAAACAAAGAATCTGAGGATGTTTAATCCACTTGAGGGTTAAACACCAAAATTATCTGCCAGTTTAGGACTTCAACTCtgacattatatatatatattttgtaaatatgtataggaagctttaaaatatattaatttgttATTACAGTAGCACAatcttgcacaaaaaaaaatgcttgaacacaaaacaaacagaacaaatcaaTGGATTTCACAGGATTCGTCCTGCCCACTGAGTTTGATGtgttaaattatttcacaggagccattaaatgaatgaatacaCAGTGAAATTATTATTAGATTATTGAATAAaggatttctttaaaaagaaataaacacacaaattttatgatttaaattcattatCTAACAAGgtagatttaattattttatgggACATCTGATTATTTAATTgcaatttcataatttcatgGTATATTGATATATTAATCTAATGACATATAATTTAGTGCTAAATTGAATaatctgtatgtttttatttaattctgtcatttttatttatacccATCTGTTGTTAGTAGGTAGGAAATATAAGCAAATATAGCCATCTTCTTCTAGAAGAATGTTTTTCCCTCTACTTTCAAACCTAAAATTAGGAGTAAAACGGTGCTAgacatcccc includes:
- the kcnmb3 gene encoding calcium-activated potassium channel subunit beta-3, whose product is MPTSSVGEERAILLGFTMMAFSVLMFFVVGITTVKPYIDSCWEEASCVLPQTHILEEWVDCRGVSTVPCLTVTVSVTGSNESAFLQFDEDSVFLPNECFYLPKCQLDRKGLQDEVQKVKKWVDGQLKNSSMCFSDQKGHPNHVILNRKYTLRRALFGLLWPCLMLAGGSLLVGLVKLTQSLAHLSTDVRSYSRGGRRTLKYTQGKMYKLLRRSSMQST